Proteins encoded in a region of the Acidobacteriota bacterium genome:
- a CDS encoding sigma-70 family RNA polymerase sigma factor — translation MPDQTQAMTEHEIPGSQLDSEDARLVLRCRKGEQAAWDELVGRYQRLIYAIPRRAGLSEDEATDVFQEVFVTLVQKLDELEQPDRLRSWLVTTTKFKTWAVVRGRKPVAEPGENQEHSEMMAAIADDSPAADELLIELEQQHLIRTAVAKLDERCRTIISMIYLRTTAASYAEVAGEIGVGETSISPMRARCLKKLEKFLR, via the coding sequence ATGCCTGACCAAACCCAAGCAATGACCGAGCATGAGATCCCGGGTTCCCAGCTCGACAGCGAGGACGCACGGCTCGTACTTCGCTGCCGTAAGGGCGAGCAGGCTGCTTGGGATGAACTCGTCGGCCGATACCAGCGGCTGATCTATGCGATCCCGCGGCGTGCAGGGCTTTCCGAAGACGAGGCGACGGACGTCTTTCAGGAGGTCTTCGTGACGCTGGTGCAAAAGCTCGATGAGCTCGAACAGCCCGACCGGCTTCGCTCGTGGCTTGTTACGACGACGAAATTCAAGACATGGGCCGTCGTGCGGGGGAGAAAACCGGTTGCGGAACCCGGCGAGAACCAGGAGCACTCCGAGATGATGGCGGCGATCGCGGACGATTCACCGGCAGCGGATGAGCTCTTGATCGAACTTGAACAGCAGCATCTGATCCGCACTGCGGTGGCAAAGCTGGATGAGCGGTGCCGGACGATAATTTCGATGATCTATCTCCGCACCACGGCAGCAAGCTATGCCGAGGTCGCCGGCGAGATCGGCGTCGGCGAAACGAGCATCAGCCCCATGCGGGCCCGGTGTCTTAAGAAGCTCGAAAAATTTTTACGTTAG